Within Stella humosa, the genomic segment GTGCGCTGGCCGGCGTCGGCGATGTTGTCGACCAGCGTCAGCGACGACGCGTGCTTGTCGCCGCGGTAGAGGCGATCGAAGCTGAGGTCGCCGCCAGCGCCCGCCTGGTCGAAGGTGAACGACGACTCCGCGCCCATGTTGCTGGGCTTCTTGCCGAACAGGCTGCCGACGAGATTGCCGATGAACCCGCCGATCGGGCCGCCGATGCCAGGCAGCAGGAAGTTGCCCAGGGCGAATCCGCCCGCCCCCAGGCCGGCCTGGATGAAGTTGCCGGAAATGATGCCGGGAAGGGCGGAAGCCAGCGGGCCGATGATGTCCATGGGCGTGAAGCTGATACCGCCCTGCATGCCCGAAGCGCCGCCGGCGCCGCCCGCGCCCCATGGCGTGGCAGACCCCGGCCCGAACGTAGCCTCGGCGCCGTAGTACGCGCTCCCGACCGACTGCGACCCCCCGATGTTGGCGAACGGCGTGTTGGCCCAGCGGAAGGCGTCCCCCACAAGCCCGCCGACGTCCGCACCGCCGATGCTGAAGGATGGCACGCCGATGCCGCCACTGGCGCCGCTGCTGCCCGTGCGCGTCGACGAGCCGGCCAGCCCGAACAGGCCAGGCATGTTCGTGACCGCGTTCGTCATCATCGGCAGGACGATGGGGCGCAGCAGCGCCTCGGCCGCGATCTGCGAGAATGCCCGCAGCGCCATGTCCGTGAAGGATTTCCAAAAGTCTTTCGTCTTACCCGTCAGGGTGTCGAACAGCGCATCGGCGCCGAAGTCGACGATCCGGTCGGTCGAGCGGCCAATCGCGCGGTCCACTTCCTCGCGGTAGCGCGCGGCCGCCTGCTGGGCGGCTTTGAAGGCGGGGTCCGATTCCTCCAGGTTGCGGTTGATTTCGGCGGTCGCTGCCGCAAAAACTTCCTGCGTGATCGAACCGGCGCGCAGCAGGCGGTCGAGCGTTTGCATCTCGGCGCTCGCCTTCTGGGCGGCCGGCATGAACCGCTTGGTAAGGGAGTCAGCCAAGGCGTCGTCCGCCTTGATGATCGCCTCGAACTCCTTCGATCCGGCCGCTAGCCGCCGTTCGTGCTCGAGCGCGACCGCCGTCGCATCCTTCACGGACTGGTTCAAGCTGTCGAAGCTGATTTTCTCCTCGCGGATCTTCTTGTTCAGCCCCGCCGCCTTTTTCTCGGCTTCGTCGTACGCCTTGACCGCCAGCCCGAGATACCGCGTGTGGTCTTGGATGCTGAGGTTTCCCTCCGACAGCGCCTTGTCCAAGCCCATCACGGTCTCGGAAAACGTCTTCATATTTTTGAATCGTGGGTCCAGGTCGGACAGCACCTTGTCCAGTTCCTTCCTGGCCGCGACCTGTTCCTTCAGTGCGGCATTGGCCTGGGACTGCGCCTTGGCTTCGTCCGCCGCCGCCTGCTCAGCCATGCCCCGTTGGGCGGTCAAGCGGGATTCCTGCAACGCCATCTCCTGCGTCAGGCTGAGCGCCTGCTGCAGGTTGGCAATGTTGGCATCGTTCTGCCGGGCCAGTCCCTCCAGCCCGCCGGCCCGCTGCTGATCGCGGATGCGCTCCAGGTTGGCGATCTGCTGCACCAAGCCGGCCGCAATGTTCTGGTTCGTGGCCGGCTTCGACAGGTTGTTGAGGATGTTGGCGATGCCCTGGAGCCCGGCCGCCAGCACCTTTGTCAGGCCGATACTGTCGTTCAACGAGTTCAAGAACCGCGTCCACGCGACCGACGCCTCGCCGGCCGCGCGCTCGACGGTGACGGGCAACTGCGCGAACTGCTGGTCGGCCTGGGCTGCGCCCTTCTGGAGCGCGCCGAACACCTTGTCGGCGGTCAACTGCCCCTCGCTACCCATCGTCCTAAGCTGGCCGATGCTGACGCCCAGGCCCTCGGCGATCTGCCGCGCCACGAGCGGCAAATTTTCAAGGATGCTGTTCAACTCGTCGCCGCGCAGCACGCCCGACGCCAGAGCCTGGGCAAGCTGAATGCTGCCATTCGCGACTTCCGAGGCCGACGCGCCGCCGACGGCGCCCAGTTTCCCGACGGTCTCGACCAACCGCGCCGCTTCCTCCTGCGTCGCGCCCAGGGACTTCGATGCCAAGTAGAAGCGGCTGAATGCCTGGCCCACGCCGTCGACCGATGCGCCCGTCTTGCTGGCGATGTCGAACACCTGCTGCACCGCCATCTGGCCCTGGGCCGCGGACCCGGACAGCGCCGTGAACCTGCCCGCCAGCATGGCGACCTGATCGCCGGCCGTGACGATCTGGCGGCCAAGGTCCATCACCCCGGCGACCGAGAACGCCGCCGCCATGACCGGCCCGAGCTGCCGGCCGAGCGCCATCAGCATGCCCATGCCGCCGCTGACTTGCTCCTGTCCGCCGGCCGCCTGGGCGTTGGCCTGCTGCATCATTCGCCCGTAGTCCGACGCGCTGATCTGGCCCTGGCGTAGGGCCTGATTCAGAACCGCCTGCTGCTGCGCCAGCCGCGCCTGCGATGCGTGCGTGCGATCGAGCGCGCCACGCACCGCATCCAGGTCGCTCGCGAACTTCCGCTCGGCGGCGGCCGTACCGTCGATTTCCCGACGATATCTGGTCAGCGATCGCGCCGCTTCATCCTGGGAGATGATGCCCCGCCGCACCTCGGCGTCGGCGGCCCGGATCGCCTGCTGCATCTTGGCGTGTACGGCCAAAGTCGGGTCCATGGCCTGCTGGATGTTTTGCCACTGCCGCGCATACCGCGCCTGGTGCTGCGACAGCCCGGTCATCTGCGCGGACTGCTTTTCCATGGCCGCGGCCGCGCTGTTCATCGCCTTGGCATAGGTATCGGCACCCTCCTTCGCGAGGCGGGCGTCGATGACTAGCTCGGTAACGATGCGCTCGGTCGCGGCCATGTGGCGGCCTCCATCAGAGGGACGGAGCGTCGGGAGACGCCCCATCCCGGCGCCTCGGGGCGCGGGGTATGGATATCTTGTGGCGCTCGGGATTCTGCCGCCGAGTGGCCGATCCCCCGGCCGGCTACGGATGCCGGCCGGGATGGTGGTCATCGCCGCGCCCGTCAAAAGCTACCGGGCCGCGATCTGTCGGGGTTGTCCGAGGCGGGGGCACTGGCCGACTGATCCCCCTCCGGCGGCCCTTGTTCGCCGGACTATGGCCCCTAGACACTGTTCACTCGCTGCCGCCTACCCAGATCCGGACACGGCCGGCGGTACGCCCCCCGAGGATGCCTTCGTGCGCGATATCCACGTCGATGCCGACGCGCCGACCATGCGGCGCCGCTGCTGCGATGGTTTCCCGGATGGTCAGCGACAGATCGGCCGCGATCTGCTGCGCGACGTTGTAGGTGGTGGTGGGCGGCGCCGTCACAGGCTGCCGCGCGTCCTCTCGGACGCGACGCACGATCTCCCTGGCCGGCATCTCGCTGGCGGGGGCCGCCACTACCCAATCTCGTGCGCTGCTCATGATCTGGCTTCCCTCGCTGGGGCCGGCACCCGGACCCGTGGTTTCGTCTTCGCCGTCGTGTCCGCCTCGATGCCGGCATCGTCGAGCCGGCGCTGCAACTCCCGGACGGTGACGGCCATGGCCTCGATCTCGGCCTCGCGGCGCTCGATGTCGACGCTCGCCTTGGCGCGCATCTCGGCGAACTCGGCGCGCATCTCGGCGATGGTCTGGCGGGCCTCGGCTTCGATGGCCTGCCGTTCGCGCCGCCAGGTCTGCCGCTCCTCGGCGATGACCTGGCCCAGCGCCGCGCGCAGCGCGTCGGGGGCCGGCTGTAGCCGCTTGCCGGGGTTCTCCATCACCACCACACCGCCCCGTCGATGTAGGCGACGGCTCCGCTGCGCTGCTTGGCGAAGGCCACATCCATCAAGAGCCGCAGCGCCAGCGTGTTCGTCTGGAACATGCTGCGGACCGGGTCGGCGACCGTGGGGCCGGTCGCGCTCACGATCTCAAGCGGGGTGTCGCTCATGTGGATGACTGCCTCTTCGGCCGCCGCGATCTCGACGTCGCGGCCGATGCCGTGGACCAGCGCCTGGGGGTCGACCGCGATCAGGCGTCCGGCCGGGATCGCGAGCGATGCCAGGACGGGCACCGTCAGGTCGGGCCGGCGGACCCGCATCACCGCGGCCAGGGCGGGGGAGGCGACGAAGGCGACATCACCGCTGCCGGAGGCGCCGACGGCGGCAGCCAGGTCCGCCAAGTCGTCGTCCAAGTAGCCGGTTGCCGGGGTCGGGGTAACGCCGTAGAGCATTCCGGCATGTGCAGCCGCGCTGCCGGCGGTCGTTGCGAAGTAGGCGGAGTCCAGACTGATCGCGGCCTCGCGCCGCAACATCGTCTCGAACACGGCGTAGGCCGCCGACCGCTTCGCCAGTTCCGTGCTGAAGGGCAGGATGCAGCCCATCTTCTTGGGGCCGATGACGACGAGCGAGAAAGCACCGGCCGAGACGGGGATCGCGGATGCTTCGCCAACCCATCCGATCCTCGTCGGCGCCGCGTTGCGGGTCGGCAGGCGAATGTCCTTCCATTCGTCGAGCGGAATCACGATGCCGCTGGGGGCGAGGGCCGCCGCGGCGCTGCCCGGCGCCATCCACTCCAGGAAGCCGCCCATGAGTGCAGGCGCCACTTCCTCAGCCCAGCCCGGAACCGACGTCGTCGCGGGGTCGATCGCGGCCCGCTCGATCGCGGCGATTGCCGCACGGTCGCCCGGCCAGCTCTCGCGGATGATGTTGGCGGCCCTCTTCTCCGGGTCATGATCGCGGACGGCGTGCGCGCGCATAAGCGCGAAGGCCGCGCGGACCAGCGACGTGTCCCGTGCCGGCGAAGTGGCCGGCCTGACGGGAATCGGGAGCGGGCCCCCGCTGGAAAGACTCTTCATGGCGAGATTAGAGCATATGCAACGCGTCTATGTTGTAGACGCGTCACACTTTGTTGCGCTGGGATGCCGCCAATTCTTCCAGCATACGCGCCACCGCGTCGCCGATCTCGCTGCGGTCTTCGGACTTTTGCTCCGGTAGCCACCGCAGATCCATCAGGATCTCGACGACGTGAACCGACACGGGCACTGGCACGACGACGAGGCCGAGGCGCTGGCGCTCGCGCAGGCGGCGCTGGCGGGCGGTTGCTGGGCGGGCCGCACCCCTGGTCCGGCCATAGTCAACGCTCATGCTTCACCCCCTAAAGGGGGTGGAGAAACCCCCTTCCGAAAATTCATCGCACTGCGCACGGCGGACCCGGCCGGCTGGCAGCCCTGGATGTGGCGGGTCGGCGCCTGCCCCCCGGACCGGCCCATTTTCCTTTCAGAAACGCGATCCTGTGCGGCGTGGACCCGCGCGGTCTGGCGCCCTTCGCCGTTTTCGGGTCGAGGGTGCCCCCGAGGGGTCGCTGCCTCGATGCCGACGGCCGTCCGTCCCGTGCCACCATCACGGGCGTCCCGGGAGGCGACGGCGGGGCGGCCGCTGCTGGCCCTCCGGCGCGGGCTGGGCCTCCACGGCGGCGAGGCGGGTGGTGACGCCCAGCACCACGTCGGCCGCTTGGCTGGAGACATCCGCCAGGCCGACGATATTGGCTTCGGCCGTGTCGAGCCGACCAGCGACAGCGTGAATGGCCTTGGCCAGATCTTCCACCATCTGCGCGAAGGCGATGCCGCCGGACTGGAGCACGGCGACCTGGGCCTCAAGGTCAGCGACACGCGCGGCGAGGGCATCCTGGTCCATCTCAGTGGCCTCCATCGGCTTGGCCCGCGGACGGCTCGGGCAGGTCGGGCAACGGCCGGCCGCCATTCATCAGCGCACCGATAAACTCGACGAGCGGCCCGATCAGGTCGGCATTGAAGCCGCTGCGGTAGATCGCGCTTTCCATGCCGCGCAACCGGCCCTCGGCGGGCGTCGCCATGCCGACTAGGATCACCGTCTCGATGGCATCGAGGTCGAACCGCAGGATGGCTTCCCGCGCGGCGACCAGCCCGCCGAACGCCCGACTGATCGCCAGGGCCGCGGTGAGGCTGGGGTGCAGGACATGCTGGGCGCCATCGAGCGTGACCACGATAGCGTCGGTGCCGGCGGTCGGTGCGCGCTTCGGCTCGCCGATCACCCGATCGGCTTCGGCGGCGGCGATAGGGTCAGGGTCGGTCATTGGTCGATCTCCAAGTGGTAGGGGTGGGGGCGGGCCGGTTTCGGTCGGTGGACGGCCGAAGGCGGCAGCCGGCGGGTTCCGCAGCTGCCATAAACGCCACGAAAAAAGGTTTCAGACCCGCCGCGCATCGGGCTTCCGTCGCAGCATGTCGCCCGGCCATGTCGGGGTGGGTGGCATGTCCGCCGCACGCAGCGGCGGTGGCTCCGGGGCGTTGCTGGTGCTGCGGGACGGCGCCTGCCAGGCAGCGGCCGCGGCCAGCGCCTGCCTGCTCGGCTTCCTGATGCGCGTGGTCCGTGACGTCTTTTCAGGGATCATTTCAGAGGCTCCGAACGCGGGTGCCGGGCACCCCAAGTGCCCGCGCCCCCGCGTTTCGGGGCAGGGGGGTATGGGGGGTGAGAACACAGGGTGTGGGCAGGTGTGGGCAGGGTGTGGGCACCCATGTGCGCAGGGTGTCCGCAGGGTGTGCGCACCCCGGTTTTGGCATGTGCGCAGGGTGTGGGCATGTCATGCGGGCCGGAGCCTGGCGCCATCTTTGCTCGGCGGCCCATAGCGCTCCGAGACGATGGCGCCGCGCTGTTGGAGGCGATGCAAGGCGCTCTCAAATGCCGGCTTGCCCACGCCTTCGCGGCCGGAGTGTCGGGCGAAGATGGTCGGGGCGTAGTTCCGCGCCTGCATTCGCGGGCTTACCCACTCGCCCGCCGTGTAGGTCGACTGCAACAGCGCCAGGAACACGCGGTCAGCCTTGCTGGCCATGGCGGTGCGATCGAGCGACCCCGGCTCGTCCAGGGCGTGGAAGACGCCATCCCGCCACTGGACGCGGAAGCTGTCGCCCTTGCGCGCGTAGTTGCTCTTTACGCGGGTGATGATGCGGGTGTCGGGGTCGGCATCGGGATCGGGGTCCTGCTCCATGTAGAGCATGGACCTGACGCCGTTCGGCCAGTGCGTGCTGCCGCTGTTGCCGGTCCGGGCCGCGGTACCGGCGGCGCTGGGGTGCGACAACAACAGCACGGCACCGTCGATCTCGATGGCCAGCCGATTAAGGGTGGTCAAGAACGCTCGAACCTGTCGGCGCTTGATCTCGTCGCCCCCGAAGAGGTTGGCACTGCTGTCAAGGATCAGCAGCTGCGCCTTGAATGCCTTGGCTGCGGCGACAACCTGGCCGTAGTAGGGCGTCACCTTGACCCCACCGCGTCCGTCCTCTTCCACCATCTCGTGCGCATCGACGATGGCACTGCGCCATGCCATGTCGCCGAAGTCCGACAGATCGGCGCCCATGGAGGCGGCCACCGAGGCCATGCGTCGGTGCAGTTCGCTTTCGTCGTCCTCGCAGTAGATGCCCAGCGACCGCACCCGCTCCACGGCCCAGCCGAGCCATGATGCGCCAACAGCGGTGGAAGCCTGCAACTGGATGCCGCCGACCTGGGATTTGCCCACGCCGCCCGACCCCGAGAACAATGTGCACTGGTGCAGCGGCAGCCAGCCCGGCACCAGCCACGCCCGATCGGGGATCGGCCTCCCAGCCAGGTCCGCTGCGACCGTGATGTCGAACGACGGCCGGTCGGCGCCGCTGGCATTCAGCGCGGCCTGCTCTCGCAAGAGCGCCGAGCGGGCCGCGGGGTCGCGCTCGGTGACCATGGTGTGAGCGATTTCCAGGCCGCGCCGATCGACCCAGCAACGGATGATGTCCTCGACCCATCGCTCGGTCGATCCGGCCGACCAGAGGCCGATGCCGGCGCTGTAGACGCGGAGAACGTAGTCGTAGCCGCCGCCCAGCTCGTAGAGGGGATCCTGCCGGGCCGCCGTGTGGACCGTCACCGGATCGGCGGTCGCACCGCGGGAGATGATGTCCTTCGCCTTCTCGAACAGTATCCCGTTGATCGCGTCCGCGAACATGTGTCCGGCCAGGCCCGGGTCCACACGGCTGAGCGCCGTCGGGCCGTTCTGCATCAGGGCGGAGACGAGCGCCTGCTCGGCCTCGACGTTGGCCGGCTGCGCCCGTTGGCCGAAGGCGCCGCCGTCATCCATGGGCGCCACCCAAGGCGAGGCCGGCGACCAGCGCGGCGACCGGCATCGGCAGGGCGAACCTGCGGGCCAGCACGGTTGCCCGGCGACGGTCGAGGGTGCTATCGTCGAACTCGTCGCGGCTGCCCAGCTCGACGGTTTCCAGAAGCCCACCGCGCCCCGCCAGGCTGGTGGGCTTCTCCATGTCCGGGGCCACTCTATGCGGCCTCGGCGGCGGCACGCTCCAGCCGCTCAATGGCGGCACGCTCCAACCGCTCGACATGCGCCCGAAGCGTGCTTTTCCGGGCGCACCAGACGCCCCCCAACTTA encodes:
- a CDS encoding tape measure protein, with translation MAATERIVTELVIDARLAKEGADTYAKAMNSAAAAMEKQSAQMTGLSQHQARYARQWQNIQQAMDPTLAVHAKMQQAIRAADAEVRRGIISQDEAARSLTRYRREIDGTAAAERKFASDLDAVRGALDRTHASQARLAQQQAVLNQALRQGQISASDYGRMMQQANAQAAGGQEQVSGGMGMLMALGRQLGPVMAAAFSVAGVMDLGRQIVTAGDQVAMLAGRFTALSGSAAQGQMAVQQVFDIASKTGASVDGVGQAFSRFYLASKSLGATQEEAARLVETVGKLGAVGGASASEVANGSIQLAQALASGVLRGDELNSILENLPLVARQIAEGLGVSIGQLRTMGSEGQLTADKVFGALQKGAAQADQQFAQLPVTVERAAGEASVAWTRFLNSLNDSIGLTKVLAAGLQGIANILNNLSKPATNQNIAAGLVQQIANLERIRDQQRAGGLEGLARQNDANIANLQQALSLTQEMALQESRLTAQRGMAEQAAADEAKAQSQANAALKEQVAARKELDKVLSDLDPRFKNMKTFSETVMGLDKALSEGNLSIQDHTRYLGLAVKAYDEAEKKAAGLNKKIREEKISFDSLNQSVKDATAVALEHERRLAAGSKEFEAIIKADDALADSLTKRFMPAAQKASAEMQTLDRLLRAGSITQEVFAAATAEINRNLEESDPAFKAAQQAAARYREEVDRAIGRSTDRIVDFGADALFDTLTGKTKDFWKSFTDMALRAFSQIAAEALLRPIVLPMMTNAVTNMPGLFGLAGSSTRTGSSGASGGIGVPSFSIGGADVGGLVGDAFRWANTPFANIGGSQSVGSAYYGAEATFGPGSATPWGAGGAGGASGMQGGISFTPMDIIGPLASALPGIISGNFIQAGLGAGGFALGNFLLPGIGGPIGGFIGNLVGSLFGKKPSNMGAESSFTFDQAGAGGDLSFDRLYRGDKHASSLTLVDNIADAGQRTLDELARRYSGVEFGGTVSARYGKKEGASISYGAPDAQSVDDWQVFTFDPEDKEQMAQAFSDFSMAALKSADWSGLGETVATAVQNSTATDLEGFLADVEFGRMFDPLVELGTAALDPVALALRAVGESGRKMAADIKTGVDDFREKIADLKLGTEELADGTTKADAATRGYVLTTLGLGATLDPVTAATAEYEAFMRDLLPILTDVGFKTEEIGQIQQGIWDDMVGGAIRAREEIARQMTALAIDIRTGIEQTINPAFQMSSRDLFAGQGLDTTQYARLLGLVSAAATGDEAALREMGNRLIYNLDPDNNPSTAGYITQAQADAIRQYAQAGYTRAVAPQAGGYLPANDNGSSTSSGGGSGGGSSNDGARQAIQDQIDSLQDLARIQNDAAREAERMANAFKGAADSLRLYRLGLLTDPSNNPASLGDQLAEAQRQQAAALARVLAGGADAPDAARELQQVSSTVLSLGKQVFGSSPQYVALFDRTIGMITQAEQKTATFETQQLALAATANAELARLNGQIEGLRGDLSALGSSSGGGTSGGGGGGGGGSTPTTPGAGYYLDSAGKLTQIRFGMQSLGRGANESVVEFMKGFASYTGAATEEAAYAWMLQAHPSGLAGLDRLEYFAAARQAGFPMNLDFGGTDHLNWLNASTDGTRWKGFIDKLRQFTTVPPGFFAGSGAPAGYALGGLVTGGVAGRDSVPAMLMPGERVFSVPHSRIIEGLAAGRSGPTAAEHREVVHELRKANAAIGIVAARLAQIDQGTKAGNATREEMHADAKAARAGRAPKVGSAPPLRRAV
- a CDS encoding phage major capsid protein: MKSLSSGGPLPIPVRPATSPARDTSLVRAAFALMRAHAVRDHDPEKRAANIIRESWPGDRAAIAAIERAAIDPATTSVPGWAEEVAPALMGGFLEWMAPGSAAAALAPSGIVIPLDEWKDIRLPTRNAAPTRIGWVGEASAIPVSAGAFSLVVIGPKKMGCILPFSTELAKRSAAYAVFETMLRREAAISLDSAYFATTAGSAAAHAGMLYGVTPTPATGYLDDDLADLAAAVGASGSGDVAFVASPALAAVMRVRRPDLTVPVLASLAIPAGRLIAVDPQALVHGIGRDVEIAAAEEAVIHMSDTPLEIVSATGPTVADPVRSMFQTNTLALRLLMDVAFAKQRSGAVAYIDGAVWW
- a CDS encoding AAA family ATPase codes for the protein MDDGGAFGQRAQPANVEAEQALVSALMQNGPTALSRVDPGLAGHMFADAINGILFEKAKDIISRGATADPVTVHTAARQDPLYELGGGYDYVLRVYSAGIGLWSAGSTERWVEDIIRCWVDRRGLEIAHTMVTERDPAARSALLREQAALNASGADRPSFDITVAADLAGRPIPDRAWLVPGWLPLHQCTLFSGSGGVGKSQVGGIQLQASTAVGASWLGWAVERVRSLGIYCEDDESELHRRMASVAASMGADLSDFGDMAWRSAIVDAHEMVEEDGRGGVKVTPYYGQVVAAAKAFKAQLLILDSSANLFGGDEIKRRQVRAFLTTLNRLAIEIDGAVLLLSHPSAAGTAARTGNSGSTHWPNGVRSMLYMEQDPDPDADPDTRIITRVKSNYARKGDSFRVQWRDGVFHALDEPGSLDRTAMASKADRVFLALLQSTYTAGEWVSPRMQARNYAPTIFARHSGREGVGKPAFESALHRLQQRGAIVSERYGPPSKDGARLRPA